A DNA window from uncultured Methanoregula sp. contains the following coding sequences:
- a CDS encoding DUF4013 domain-containing protein has translation MDYSLMLDESFAYAKEGIWSKWTRWLLLIVSMIIFPLILGYMVRIYRGEKPAPELKEWGSMFVDGLKLFVVELVYAAPVILLIIIAFLPLLSSLVTSGAFYQDFSTMSESQMSQWFMSHPEFLSAAGFMLLFILVAIIIAIIIGIFSFLGVIRFARTGCMSEAFNFSAILAQIRRTGWLNYIIALLVIGVIGFLFGMVVNLFSFIPVVGDILHIIVMLVLYVPFILFTSRYAVQVYEAAEEKS, from the coding sequence ATGGATTACAGCCTTATGCTTGACGAATCCTTCGCATATGCAAAAGAAGGAATCTGGTCGAAATGGACCCGCTGGCTCCTTCTCATAGTCAGCATGATCATCTTTCCTTTGATCCTGGGATACATGGTCAGGATCTATCGTGGCGAAAAACCTGCGCCGGAGCTCAAGGAGTGGGGATCGATGTTCGTTGACGGACTCAAACTCTTTGTCGTGGAACTGGTCTACGCAGCACCGGTGATACTTCTCATCATCATTGCATTCCTTCCTCTGCTCTCGTCCCTTGTAACAAGCGGTGCTTTTTACCAGGACTTTTCAACAATGTCCGAGTCGCAGATGAGTCAGTGGTTTATGAGCCATCCCGAGTTCCTCTCGGCAGCCGGTTTCATGCTGCTGTTTATTCTCGTTGCAATAATTATCGCAATAATCATCGGCATCTTCTCGTTCCTTGGGGTTATCCGGTTTGCACGCACCGGCTGTATGAGCGAGGCCTTTAATTTTTCAGCTATCCTTGCCCAGATCCGGAGAACCGGCTGGCTGAACTATATCATTGCACTCCTGGTCATCGGTGTGATCGGCTTTTTGTTCGGGATGGTTGTCAATCTCTTCTCGTTCATCCCGGTTGTTGGCGATATCCTTCACATCATCGTGATGCTGGTCCTGTACGTGCCGTTCATTCTCTTCACGAGCCGGTATGCTGTTCAGGTGTACGAAGCCGCGGAAGAGAAGAGTTAA
- a CDS encoding DUF4013 domain-containing protein: MDFGKMVGDSFGYAKEGLVGKWVTWILLIISCIIFPLIMGYILRVYRGVTPAPEPKEWVSMFIDGIKLFIVGLIYAIPVIIIEVVVIGSAFVTGVMTQSYGLTDPNAVMGLIGAFLFGLIILLIVSIIIGLIVATAVVRFARTNSFGEAFNFSAIFAHIGKIGFGSYLVALIIMFIIIGVIEVICMLIPYIGMLLLFILLPVLVLFEARYLTLLYDSAGTTA; encoded by the coding sequence ATGGATTTTGGAAAAATGGTTGGAGACTCTTTCGGGTACGCCAAAGAGGGCCTTGTTGGCAAGTGGGTTACATGGATTCTGTTGATCATCAGCTGCATCATCTTCCCGCTCATCATGGGATACATCCTGCGGGTGTACCGCGGCGTGACCCCGGCTCCCGAGCCCAAAGAATGGGTGAGCATGTTCATCGACGGGATCAAACTCTTCATTGTCGGCCTGATCTATGCGATCCCGGTCATCATCATTGAAGTTGTTGTCATCGGCAGCGCATTCGTAACGGGCGTCATGACCCAGTCGTATGGTCTGACCGATCCGAATGCCGTGATGGGCCTTATCGGGGCGTTCCTCTTCGGGCTCATCATTCTCCTCATTGTGTCGATCATCATCGGCCTCATCGTTGCAACCGCAGTAGTCCGCTTTGCCCGCACGAACAGTTTCGGCGAGGCGTTCAATTTCAGTGCAATCTTCGCCCACATCGGGAAGATCGGCTTTGGGTCCTACCTTGTGGCCCTGATCATCATGTTCATCATCATCGGTGTCATCGAAGTGATCTGCATGCTGATTCCCTACATCGGCATGCTCCTGCTCTTCATCCTGCTCCCGGTCCTCGTCCTCTTCGAAGCACGGTACCTTACCCTGCTCTACGACAGCGCCGGGACAACGGCATAA